In the Pogoniulus pusillus isolate bPogPus1 chromosome 40, bPogPus1.pri, whole genome shotgun sequence genome, CAGCTCCCGGGGTGCAGCCCGCACACGGAGGGGCCTCTCCGCCCTCCCTGGCCGCACCGACGTCCGTGTGGTGAAGCGGGTGAAGGGCTCTTCCCTGGTCGTGCCACCACCCTCTGCAGTTCCACCGGACTCCTGCACCCTCCCGTCGGCACTTGGGCTGAGTTCTTGCCCCCGGGCGCACCCTTACCCCTGTCTTTACCCCTCAGAAAGCAGCGATGAGGAGGGCAGCACGGTGGTGAGGAAGGAGCGGCGGCGGGAGGCTCCCAATCCCATGATCCAGAAGGTAAGAGAGCCACAGAGGGCACTGCTCCACCCGAAGTGCACCCTCAATGGCCTGTCAGGCTTAAAGTAGATACAGTGTTGGAGCCTTCCCTCCTTCATACCTGTTCTCTTCATGCCACTCAGACAAGGAAAAGCACAAAGGAGAGGACCTCATatgctctgagcagcagtgaTGATGAGGATCAATCAAAGGAGATTGGAGTTACTTACAAATCAACAAGGTCGGCGGTAAGGATTGGGCTCTGGGCTATGACGTCGGGTGGGACTGGCAGATCCCACGCTAGGTAGAGAAATTTGCCTCTGTGAATGTGTGTTCAGCCGTTCCTTTTTCATCTACAGATTCCCCTCCTTGTCCCTTCCCTGTTAATAAACAAGCACCTTGTGTTAGGTTTATTCTCTTGATGGCCCTGCATCCTCAGGAGGCCATCTCAGGTTGGCTTTTCCCCCTTAGAGGATGGAATTTAGACCCCAAGATGCCACTGGATTGGCCCAGCTTTGCACCAAATTTTCAAGAGAGGGAGCACTTGGATCAGGTTTTCCGTGCTGACAGGTCCCTGTTGTCAGTTTTAGACATCCTTACGATGAATTCAGGGTGCTCCTATCTTTATCTTTGTGATGAAGTAACACAGGGGTCCTTCTTTTCTTGGGACTGATGGCTGTCCTGTTAACATCTGGAGTGGAGAGAAATCAGTTGTGAAGGTTTGGGCGCAGCTCAGAATGCTTTTCCTACTggatttttctcttcccccttgaTCCAGTGAAGTTGTGTCCTTCAgtagcagcctgggcagggtaTAAGTAGCATTAAAAGCAGATATCAACACATGTTTCTCTTCAGACCTATTTCATTATTGTCTGTGCCTCTGTAGAAAACGAGAATACCACCTGCCTGTCCCCAGTCAGAACTGAAGGGTCTGGCCAAGGTCTCCTTGTCACACTGGAGGTTAATGTGACTCTGTGCTGTAGGTATTCACTGCTTTGACTGCTGCCAAGGGGAGCCACACTTCAGTAGCCCTCCTTGTTGTAGGAGAATGGCATAGGAACAGGAGGAGATTGCAGCTTCGAGGCTCTGGAAGATTTTGACATCTAGATTGCACTTGGTTTTAATTGAGACTGGCTGTGATTACTCAGTTtctgtgcagctgctcctgaagATCTGATAAAACCTAGGGTGAGGTGCCTGTTCAGGCCATTAAAGAGGAATCTAAACCAGATCACTgtattaaaaattaatttaagCCACCCACAGATGGATTAAAAGTTCAGATGTAACATCCTGCATGTAGGTGGAATGGCCTCATGGTTGAAATGTTGGACATGAGAGAGCTGGGTTCAGCTTCCAGCTGAGACAGAGCCTGAAGGAGTAAAGGGCAAACAAATATTTCCTGACTGCAGGCTAAAGCTGAGAAGCAGTGGGTCATTAACACTTAGGCCTCTGCAGGTTTGGCCCAGGAGGGATCCTCCCTGGCAAGTGCTGTGGAATGGTAGAAAGTGGTGAAAAGTAGAGCAGGCCATGTCCTGTACTTGTTCTGTGACCAACCCCTCAGGTAGCCAAGGGGCTCTCTGTTCTGTACAGGTTTTCTTGTCACTGTTGTCACAAGTTGACCTTGCTTTTCAGAAACCTGTTGGCCCAGAAGACATGGGAGCCACAGCAGTGtatgaactggacacagagaaggagaaagatgcCCAGGCCATCTTCGAGCGCAGCCAGAAGATCCAGGAGGTGAGTCAGCCTTGCTCTGTAAGAGGCAGTGCTCCACAGCCGGGGTGTGTGTGCTTTACTCATCGCCTTCTGCACACCAAGCAGAGTTTGAGTTTCTTCCTTCCTGGAAATTTGAGAAGCCAAGAGTGTAACCCTTGCACATAGGGCAACATTCTGGCTTTATTGGCATCTTGGTATTAAggaaggcagggctgggaagggagactGATGTCTGAGCTTTTCTGATCCTTAATCacctttccttttgctttcctaGGAGCTGAGAGGGAAAGAAGATGATAAAATTTACCGTGGCATTAACAACTACCAGAAGTATGTGAAGCCCAAGGACACATCGATGGGAAATGCCTCTTCAGGGATGGTCAGGTGAGCCTCGGGACTGGGACCACAGAGGACCTCAGGCACCAGCCCCAACGCTCTTTTCTGGGGCTGTTAGAAGACAGAAGGAAGCTGGCACTGAGTCTGGTGTGTGGTTATGGCCAGGCCTACAGAGGCTTTTTCCACTGCAGCCAGTCTAAGCCTTCTCCCACTCGTTCAGGAAAGGACCTATCCGTGCTCCGGAGCACCTGCGGGCCACGGTGCGCTGGGACTACCAACCTGACATCTGCAAGGACTACAAAGAAACTGGCTTCTGTGGCTTTGGAGGTGAGGGGATCTTACCTGCAGCTGCCACATCAGATCTGCAAAGGGACCCAGTCTGGCTGGAGATCCTGAGATGCCCATTTGTAGATTTCCAggccccaggcagagctggatgtgatgctgtggcagacttGTTTTGTGTAAACCTCTGATCATTTGTGTCAGCCCTTCTGACAGCTGATGGCCTCTGATCGGGGCTATTGAGAGTCCTAGGAGAGTCCCCTGGAATGACCTACGTTCCCAGAGGTATTCCGGGTGCTGAGGCCACGTGAGGGATGTTTCTTATCCCACTTCCCATGTGTGTAAATGCTGTCACCGGCACACACAACACAATCTTCACAGCCTGGCAAACCTTTGAGGAATCTTGTGTGTATTCCAGGGGCGTGATGTGCTCTGGAACACACAGGGGGAAGCAGGTTTCACCTCCTCCTGGGCCTGTTAATGCTCTACCCCACAGGGCCTAGCTGTTAATTCTCCTTTGTGCCTCTCAGACAGCTGCAAATTCCTCCACGACCGCTCGGACTACAAACATGGCTGGCAGATCGAACGGGAGCTGGACGAAGGCCGCTACGGAGTCAATGGTACAGCACCTCCACCCCTCTGCACTTCCTTTGCTCATGCTGGATGAAGATGCCAAGCCCTGTCCTGAAGTGGACATGGCTTTAGGGACATTGGATCCTTAAGAATGAAATGGATCAGTTGCTGTCTCAAGCTGCATGGGCCAGGGGTTGAATTAATAATAGAAGGAAAAGACTTTATTCCACAGTCGTGAGGTAACCTTAGGGCCAGTAGGCAGACAGTGCTGAGCAAATCTGCTGTTTTCAGATAACCACTGACTTGTCACCAGGGAGAATTACTCCCCTGGCTGTCTGTAAAAGGGTAGCACTGCTGTTATGTGGATCCTTGTGTAGAGTAGGGAGAAGTGCCCACCTGCCCCtcatgcccagcagctgggatgTTTTCCTGCTCAGTCCCACCATTATTTCTCACTCGGTGTCTGTAGCTGCAGCTCAAGGCTCGTGAGTGTTGCTCATGAACTGCTGTGCCATTGAGGGGAAAAGGGTGTCCTGTCTTCAGCTGGAATTGAAGTGTTTGGTGGCAGCTTGTTTGGAAGGAAATCTCAGatgtgagggggctggaggattTGTCCCTTTATAGCAGCAAGTGGGTGAGGTAGAAAAGAATTTGCTCTTGTGAGATGAGCAACAGGCACACTGGCTCATTAGGCCTAATTATATCTCAGTCCCACATGTGTTACTGACATCAGCAACACCCAGATGCCAGAGCTCTATTGTCTCTAGCACAGATTCAGtcccacctgctctgctctctccacATCTCATATTTCATGTCCTACatgtgggctgggctggctgcctctgcttttgctCATCTGGTTAACTTTCTGTTCTGCAGATGAGGAGAACTATGAGGTGAGCAGCGATGAAGAGGACATGCCCTTCAAATGCTTCATCTGCAGAAGTTCCTTCAAGAACCCTGTGGTCACTAAGTGAGTGATTGTTGAGGCATGAGGAGCCAGGTGTCCTTTGCTGATCGATTCCAGGTGTTCTGTGTTAAGGGGCAAACAAGCACTGCCCACCTGTTTGGCTTTCTGGTGGGTGGGGAAATCCTCTGCTAACCAAGGAGTCTCATAACTGCATCTGGAACATCTCCTTGGAGAGGATCTGTCTTGTCCAAACACCTTTTGGATGTCCACAGGTGCTGCCTCACCACATTATCTCTCCTCTTAACCTTGAGGTTTGGGTTTCATGCCTTGATTCCTTCCAGACAGAGCATAGCATGGCATGGCACACTGTGCTGTCTGAGCACAAAAACACAGCACGGGGGAGGCCAAGAGCTTGgcagggatgaggaggaggctgagggcacagcaTGGACATCACACCCTGCCATCCCTctcccacactgctggctgccttgTGTCTGCAAGAGCTCACTGGTGGCTCTGCCATCACATCAGTAAAGCAATGCTGAAACGCTTCTCATGGTGATGTCTTGCAAGCTCCACATGCAAGCTCACtttgcctctcctggggaccaGTAGTCACTCCTGGGCACAGTGATTCTATCTGGTGACTTTGCAGTGTCTGTGTTCAGGTGTAGGCACTACTTCTGTGAGAGCTGTGCCCTCCAGCACTACCGCAAGTCCCAGCGCTGCTACGTCTGTGACAAGCAAACCAATGGAGTCTTCAACCCAGCAAAAGGTAACAGGCACCTAGGAGAGAGAAGACTCTAAGGGGAAGCAGTGGGAGCAGCAGAAGAGCCAAGTCCTGAGCTGTCTTCATGCTGTTGGGCCTGGTCCTAAGCTGGAGCTCACGGTTCTTGACTGCTGGCAGAGCTTCCTTCAGTGCCAAGAGATGCTCAATCAGGGCCTGGGTGCCTCTGTAGGTCAAAATGAGCATCTGAGATTGCCCAGGTAGGGACTCCTGATGAGAAGGAGATGTACTGCAAGAGTGAAGGCAGCAGCTTGTGTAACAAGCAATACAGTAACAGAGTGCAAAATCTAGTTCTCTGAGCTGAGCCTTTCTGTAGGGAAGTGTGGTTTTGGTAGCCGCCCTAGTTCACGTGGAGCTGAGTGTATACAGGACCTGCGACAGTCACAGCACCTCAGGTTTCATCCTGCCTCTTCCTGCTTTTCAGAGCTCATGGCAAAACTGGAAAAGCACAgaacagaggaagaagaggaggaggaggaagaccacCAGCATTTGGACCATGGAGAGGATCCACAATAGCAGAGCATGCTCTTCTGTATGTAGCTGAATAAAGCTTTGattggggggaaaggaaaaggtcaCAGCACTTGCCTTTGGGCCAGCAGTTGTACCCAGTGTCCTGACTGTGCCAGACTCTGTGTCTGCTGCCCTGTGAAGGCACAGGACAGAAGAGGTAAGGTCAGACTAAGGAGTGGTGGCTGACTATGGCTGGCTGCAGGATCTCAGCAGGTGCCCATTAGGAAGAGGCTGAAGGCTGCACCTTCAGTTACCTCAtagcttttttttgtttactCAAGTGGTGCTGGTTCATTCCTAACTTTGCACCGGGCCTGCTTGCTTCTTGCTGCTATGTTAAGCATAAAACTCTTAAGACCATGATCTTTGAGCAGGTAGCAAGCTGAGCATGGAAGATGAGAGGTGTTAGCTTGCTTTCAGTTCATCCCTCACCCTAAATGTGCCATCTCAGGGGACAGCAGGTCTTGAGTGCTGCAGTTTGTGACTTATTATAGCTTAgtgtttttccttcctgtctttTCTGCCTGCCTCTTGGCTCCTAGGAGAATTCAGGAGATGCTTAGAACTTCACTGGGAAACATGTCTCAACTCATCCCTCTTCTGTGATGAAACCATCTCCAAAGAACAGCTGCAGCACATCACTAACCCAATCCCAAGGGGTTTATGCTGTGAGTGCTTCTgagtttttttcttgttctaaGTACCAgagcacctcagcctctgcccagagctgtgggagAAGGATTTTCTTTCACAAGCTACAATCCTCATGACAAGCTTGTAAATTGATATTTACTGACTATAATAAAACTAAAGCAGGAGCCAGGCCTGATCTTGGGTGGCAGGGGGCAGAAGTAGAAGTGGACCTGTCCTACTTGTAAGCCTGCCCTTCaacagccctgggctgggagaggaagTGCATCCTACTGAAGTTTTCTGGCAAAAGCAGTTTGCAGCTTCTTGCCTTAGTTGGAAGAATTGGGAAACATGAAGGCAGTTGCAggtagcagtgctgcaggctgctgtgctgagctgtagggcagcagctgccttctaGATGTGTTCTAGTGCCACTAGACTGCTTGCAGCAGCCTCTTAAGGCAAGAAACCAAGCATGCAAAGCCAGcttgtggcagcagctgtgatCCATTTCCAGCACCTTGCAGCAACAGCagactttaaaaaaacaaaacaaccaaaaaacacaacttcagaaatattttatttggttttggcaAAAAACTAGAGTAACAAACTTTCTCTGGGTTCAAGTACACACAAAGGACCTGTTGCCAGCACCACTATCCTATCAACCACACTTACACAACTGGATTCTCAGTGCTTACGTGGAGAAAAGACTTCCAGCACCCATGGTCCTTGCAAGGGTCAAACtaaaaaaaaggctttaaacacacctccaaaaaaaaaaaacccaaacacccaaAAGTCAGGGGGCAGAGCTGCCATAGTAGCAGGGCACAGTCACACAGCCCAGGGTTCAGGGGAGCCACGTGAGCAGCTTTTACCTGTCGGGCAGCTGGGGAAGGCAGACCAGCAATAATGGAAGGAGTTAAGGTCAATTCTGTACATGATGTTCAAAGGAGAGTTGTGAGCAAGAGGATTTAGCCTCCAAATCAATTCATTTTCCTCCATGCCACGGCAAGTCACTGAGTATGAGCTGGTATGAATGTTAGATGCTGTGTCAAACTAGCCTAGCTAAATGGAGGCT is a window encoding:
- the LOC135191656 gene encoding E3 ubiquitin-protein ligase RNF113A-like — translated: MAEGGSVCSFVFKKRGLAAGRGRRKRPSSDQERESSDEEGSTVVRKERRREAPNPMIQKTRKSTKERTSYALSSSDDEDQSKEIGVTYKSTRSAKPVGPEDMGATAVYELDTEKEKDAQAIFERSQKIQEELRGKEDDKIYRGINNYQKYVKPKDTSMGNASSGMVRKGPIRAPEHLRATVRWDYQPDICKDYKETGFCGFGDSCKFLHDRSDYKHGWQIERELDEGRYGVNDEENYEVSSDEEDMPFKCFICRSSFKNPVVTKCRHYFCESCALQHYRKSQRCYVCDKQTNGVFNPAKELMAKLEKHRTEEEEEEEEDHQHLDHGEDPQ